A window of the Mesoplasma florum L1 genome harbors these coding sequences:
- a CDS encoding BspA family leucine-rich repeat surface protein, whose translation MKKLLQLLAVLSLTASVLTGIVSYESMKKLNKPPAYNKIDQNEIQKKLEESIKNKNLTEDEAIAELNNSLKNVSGIKTVEAKILTSYAFEEKTFEVKVMLEENYIWDDLSFNGEFTVSAKVGTYDVIKKEEIQTMLNESIQGKNLTEDEAIAELNNSLKNVSGIKTVEAKILTSYAFEEKTFEVKVMLEENYVWDDLSFEGKFNVNISVSKVIKIDQNVMEKSFKSAILQEYDESEAKKAIIETFNKIINPDLTTEPKIEIKKLGEVEWDKEHEITIKVSLNTHNYEWKSEFDGEFKIKTVLNSTLMFYKIDKDENIHSKEFKGTSSKDWDEIEFTEIIEFGWYNNGQVCGIFFEEDNNEPINIFTRFSEDIVYPNKLNENIKSLNYLFYANSNSGDHLSDIKKWDTSNVNSMEGTFKLTTFSNIDLSGWNVSNVTNMNWIFAQSDIVDFGISKWNTSSVTDMSNMFYGAQAFNGDISTKEVDQNNEKYVAWDTSKVTDMSNMFSGSSAFNGDISKWNTSSVTNMSGMFSDTYAFNGDISKWNTSSVTDMSNMFSRASAFNGDISTKEVDQNNEKYVAWDTSKVTDMSNMFYHTYAFNGDISKWNTSSVTNMSSMFSDASAFNGDISTKEVDQNNEKYVAWDTSKVTDMSNMFYHTYAFNGDISKWNTSSVTDMSNMFLGAQNFNGDISTKEVDQNNEKYVAWDTSKVTNMSGMFSEAEAFNGDISKWNTSSVTDMSSMFSGAQAFNGDISTKEVEKNNEKYVAWDTSKVTDMSSMFSETYAFNGDISKWNTSSVTNMSNMFSGAQAFNCDISTKEVEKNNEKYVAWDTSKVTDMSSMFFGAQAFNQDISKWNISSVTNMSYMFYRAQAFNVDISNWDVKNVEYFANFYHQGGNWAKERQPKFPENN comes from the coding sequence ATGAAAAAATTATTACAATTATTAGCTGTTTTATCTTTAACAGCAAGTGTTCTTACAGGAATTGTTTCTTATGAGTCGATGAAAAAATTAAATAAACCCCCTGCTTATAATAAAATTGATCAGAATGAAATACAAAAGAAATTAGAAGAATCTATTAAGAATAAAAATTTAACTGAAGATGAAGCTATTGCTGAGCTTAATAATTCATTAAAAAATGTTTCTGGAATTAAAACTGTTGAAGCTAAAATATTAACATCATATGCATTTGAGGAAAAAACTTTTGAAGTTAAAGTAATGCTCGAAGAAAATTATATTTGAGATGATTTATCATTTAATGGTGAATTCACAGTTTCAGCAAAAGTTGGAACTTATGATGTCATTAAAAAAGAAGAAATTCAAACTATGTTAAATGAATCAATTCAGGGTAAAAATTTAACTGAGGATGAAGCTATTGCTGAACTTAATAATTCATTAAAAAATGTTTCTGGAATTAAAACTGTTGAAGCTAAAATATTAACATCATATGCATTTGAGGAAAAAACTTTTGAAGTTAAAGTAATGCTCGAAGAAAATTATGTTTGAGATGATTTATCATTTGAAGGTAAATTTAATGTGAATATTTCAGTATCTAAAGTTATTAAAATTGATCAAAATGTAATGGAAAAATCTTTTAAATCAGCTATTCTTCAAGAATATGATGAGAGTGAAGCTAAAAAAGCTATTATTGAAACTTTCAATAAAATAATAAATCCTGATTTAACAACTGAACCAAAGATTGAAATTAAAAAATTAGGAGAAGTGGAATGAGATAAGGAGCACGAAATTACAATAAAAGTATCATTAAACACCCATAACTATGAATGAAAATCAGAATTTGATGGCGAATTTAAAATAAAAACAGTTTTAAATTCAACACTTATGTTTTATAAAATAGATAAAGATGAAAATATCCATAGCAAAGAATTTAAAGGAACAAGTTCTAAAGATTGAGATGAAATTGAATTTACTGAAATAATCGAGTTTGGTTGATATAATAATGGTCAAGTTTGTGGAATATTTTTTGAAGAAGACAATAATGAACCAATAAACATTTTTACTCGTTTTTCAGAGGATATAGTTTATCCAAATAAATTAAATGAAAACATAAAATCTTTGAACTATTTATTTTATGCTAATTCTAATTCTGGAGATCATTTAAGTGATATCAAAAAATGAGATACTTCAAATGTAAATTCCATGGAAGGAACATTCAAACTTACAACATTTAGTAATATTGACTTATCAGGTTGAAATGTTTCGAATGTAACTAATATGAATTGAATTTTTGCACAAAGTGATATTGTGGATTTTGGTATTTCAAAATGAAATACTTCAAGTGTAACTGACATGAGTAATATGTTTTATGGTGCTCAAGCTTTTAATGGTGATATTTCAACAAAAGAAGTAGATCAAAATAATGAAAAATATGTTGCATGAGATACATCAAAAGTAACTGATATGAGTAATATGTTTTCTGGTTCTTCAGCTTTTAATGGTGATATTTCAAAATGAAATACTTCAAGTGTAACTAACATGAGTGGTATGTTTTCTGATACTTATGCTTTTAATGGCGATATTTCAAAATGAAATACTTCAAGTGTAACTGACATGAGTAATATGTTTTCTCGTGCTTCAGCTTTTAATGGTGATATTTCAACAAAAGAAGTAGATCAAAATAATGAAAAATATGTTGCATGAGATACATCAAAAGTAACTGATATGAGTAATATGTTTTATCATACTTATGCTTTTAATGGTGATATTTCAAAATGAAATACTTCAAGTGTAACTAACATGAGTAGTATGTTTTCTGATGCTTCAGCTTTTAATGGTGATATTTCAACAAAAGAAGTAGATCAAAATAATGAAAAATATGTTGCATGAGATACATCAAAAGTAACTGATATGAGTAATATGTTTTATCATACTTATGCTTTTAATGGTGATATTTCAAAATGAAATACTTCAAGTGTAACTGACATGAGTAATATGTTTTTAGGTGCTCAAAATTTTAATGGTGATATTTCAACAAAAGAAGTAGATCAAAATAATGAAAAATATGTTGCATGAGATACATCAAAAGTAACTAATATGAGTGGTATGTTTTCTGAAGCTGAAGCTTTTAATGGTGATATTTCAAAATGAAATACTTCAAGTGTAACTGATATGAGTAGTATGTTTTCTGGTGCTCAAGCTTTTAATGGTGATATTTCAACAAAAGAAGTAGAAAAAAATAATGAAAAATATGTTGCATGAGATACATCAAAAGTAACTGATATGAGTAGTATGTTTTCTGAAACTTATGCTTTTAATGGTGATATTTCAAAATGAAATACTTCAAGTGTAACTAACATGAGTAATATGTTTTCTGGTGCTCAAGCTTTTAATTGTGATATTTCAACAAAAGAAGTAGAAAAAAATAATGAAAAATATGTAGCATGAGATACATCAAAGGTAACAGATATGAGTAGTATGTTTTTTGGTGCTCAAGCTTTTAATCAAGATATTTCAAAATGAAATATCTCAAGTGTAACTAACATGAGTTATATGTTTTATCGTGCTCAAGCTTTTAATGTTGATATTTCTAATTGAGATGTTAAAAATGTTGAATATTTTGCTAATTTTTATCATCAAGGGGGAAATTGAGCCAAGGAAAGACAACCAAAATTTCCTGAAAATAATTAA
- a CDS encoding histone-like/ribosomal-like protein — protein sequence MKKILKVNQNKFKNILTWFLMIIILIILAFMFKMINQAINGTSQWKVIFESEFSLINKTDVNWFANGKITSSFFTGPIGSKSFSEFRLLYSVNGGYIFLLPIFWDLLINWILIVGITCMLGFIIYELLNNNNNNNILEIEPASNQNDKSKKTANSSNKIKKINFKKDSNVSDEDAHDFVSKMETKYKDSLVETAEEYIEEVNFKERKTIAKKEVTPKMSVSERAKIDGSRNIDEQRNELQKYSNKLRSIAIEKELSKKLQKVNLRNLTKKELIAYMKKVKNEIKN from the coding sequence ATGAAAAAAATACTAAAAGTAAATCAAAATAAATTTAAAAATATCTTAACTTGATTCTTAATGATAATTATCTTGATAATTTTAGCATTCATGTTTAAGATGATAAATCAGGCAATAAATGGAACTAGTCAATGAAAAGTAATTTTTGAATCAGAATTTAGTTTAATAAACAAGACAGATGTTAACTGATTTGCTAATGGAAAAATAACAAGTTCTTTTTTCACAGGACCAATAGGTTCAAAGTCATTTTCAGAATTTCGATTATTATACAGTGTAAACGGTGGATATATATTCTTACTTCCAATTTTTTGAGATTTATTAATCAACTGAATTCTAATCGTTGGAATTACCTGCATGCTAGGTTTTATTATTTATGAGCTTTTAAATAATAATAATAATAATAATATATTGGAAATTGAACCAGCATCTAATCAAAATGACAAAAGTAAAAAAACAGCCAATTCAAGTAACAAAATAAAAAAAATCAATTTTAAAAAAGACTCTAATGTTTCTGATGAAGATGCACATGACTTTGTTTCAAAAATGGAAACAAAATATAAAGATAGCTTAGTGGAAACCGCTGAGGAGTATATTGAAGAAGTCAACTTTAAAGAGAGAAAAACTATAGCTAAAAAAGAAGTTACGCCAAAAATGTCAGTCTCTGAAAGAGCTAAAATTGATGGATCACGCAATATTGATGAACAAAGAAATGAATTGCAAAAATACTCAAATAAATTAAGAAGCATTGCGATTGAAAAAGAATTATCAAAAAAATTACAAAAAGTTAATTTGAGAAACCTGACAAAAAAAGAATTAATTGCTTATATGAAAAAAGTAAAAAATGAAATTAAAAATTAA